Proteins found in one Plasmodium chabaudi chabaudi strain AS genome assembly, chromosome: 5 genomic segment:
- a CDS encoding WD repeat-containing protein, putative — protein MDDEINVGLGEDVLYDDIENKYDIVDISSSEENDDENSIEDSKDPEQIELIKFKEKNISYYKKFYGNKSLYCVNSYKKWIYFGSINNKCYLYNSFDSDLKSFANGIGYNNQNGIKCNEIELESLKNQKYRDTVTNIKISKDCKYVAFSIYNGDIYVYENNNMNSSEVLNYNLSNIKKNINNSNSLVNIYNWDINQNVTKEELINEDMKFINILSINNSEDKKDIEYFMFCPYNENIIISIYLNSPNIYIWDIFENTPINIAHTIDVPTFINVCNYGNNFYLISGFDNGTTNVYDYNIYNLKKKENTNKKFEKREKKCYQSMGSNQPRLVKEIFDESNDTNNEGALKTNSRNINNKYLYNETVPNTHNIINNVFDENCSNDILCIDNCITNEIYLATHKNIIKLYNINTNSVVGIYDNMHTDLVDYCLFNNKKNNLFASSSLDNNIIIYDFQNNKCINTFCANYDFNITDTNNKMEKGINFLKWINSNLLLFSSLNGNIYIYDIRTRKCIHQFYCHTDTIFNINLSLHLYQNKNILSILTASDDNSSTMHFFDMSMFI, from the coding sequence atGGATGACGAAATTAATGTGGGTTTAGGGGAAGATGTTTTATATGATGacatagaaaataaatatgacaTTGTTGATATAAGTTCTagtgaagaaaatgatgatgaaaatagtaTTGAAGATAGTAAAGATCCTGAACAGATAGAATTAATAAagtttaaagaaaaaaatatttcatactataaaaaattttatggaaataaaagCTTATATTGTGTTAATagttacaaaaaatggattTATTTTGgaagtataaataataaatgctATTTATACAACAGTTTTGATTCTGATTTGAAATCCTTTGCTAATGGCATTGGATATAACAATCAGAATGGAATAAAATGTAACGAGATCGAGTTGgaaagtttaaaaaatcagaAATATAGAGATACTGtgacaaatataaaaatttcaaaagattgtaaatatgttgctttttctatatataatggtgatatatatgtatatgaaaataataatatgaacagTTCAGAagtattaaattataatttaagtaatataaagaaaaatataaataatagtaattcattggtaaatatatataattgggATATTAATCAGAATGTTACAAAAGaagaattaataaatgaagatatgaaatttataaatattttaagtataaataattcagaagataaaaaagatatagaatattttatgttctgtccatataatgaaaatattattataagtatttatttaaattcaccaaatatatatatatgggatatatttgaaaatacaCCTATAAATATTGCACATACGATTGATGTACCaacatttataaatgtatgtaactatggaaataatttttatctaaTATCTGGATTTGATAATGGGACAACAAATGTATatgattataatatatataacttaaaaaaaaaagaaaatacaaataaaaagtttgaaaaaagagaaaaaaaatgttatcaAAGTATGGGGTCTAACCAACCTCGTCTTGTCAAAGAAATATTTGACGAAAGTAACGACACAAATAATGAAGGTGCATTAAAAACGAATTCtagaaatataaacaataaatatttatataatgaaacgGTGCCCAATACACACAATATAATTAACAATGTTTTCGATGAAAATTGTAGTAATGATATACTATGTATTGATAATTGTATtacaaatgaaatatatttagcaacacataaaaatataattaaattatacaaCATAAATACGAACAGTGTTGTTggtatatatgataatatgCACACCGATCTAGTAGATTACTGCTTGtttaataacaaaaaaaataatttatttgcatCATCTTCattagataataatattataatatatgactttcaaaataataaatgtattaacACATTTTGTGCTAACTatgattttaatataactgatacaaataataaaatggaaaagggaattaattttttaaaatggatAAATAGTAActtacttttattttcaagcttaaatggaaatatatatatttatgatataAGAACAAGAAAATGTATACATCAATTTTATTGTCATACtgatactatttttaatattaatttatctcttcatttatatcagaataaaaatattttgtcaATTTTAACAGCCAGTGATGATAACTCTTCAactatgcatttttttgatatgtctatgttcatataa
- a CDS encoding LEM3/CDC50 family protein, putative has protein sequence METTDDNNDSLIFINHTACEEIYQNCVGQRKYITEPVHGRALNDEADNGKEQPKKAKKLVSFQNDQVDKADKADKADKADKADKADHVVKISILKSQKTENLVKRRRTQFYNNDKYNKLMNRFKQQELKRIKTFHYIYKWQFSVVILFFLSIIFFLIGLYIYHESQEVVEVTIEYDSDSKFKIFEIPKEMKQPVYIYYKISNFYYNYKQFLADESHSIHDGRRCKHIKTLEDLYKFRCINGRQTLPELTKNVNIKNKSKIKNVIVEDDDTFAKYDGEKCDVNVLTEEEKNQKIFPCGLISASVFNDKISLSVKNTNLEIKDFPIINYYDLFFYLKKHKKNSEKYKIWLNTFSHEYKNWFTPPMTSSFIKPYGIIEEDLQPGDNYKITFTQNTWPDKAWKSKKFFQLTTLRPIGNASFELAYAFFLLSFIYLVIVIIIFILVTTNFCKLGKSFNYCNTLLNNKDNQLHPKYHIAYSKKKSNYASSQSLRNDKLLTKLDSSEPSINYQNIHKNICICPLH, from the coding sequence atgGAAACTACCGACGATAATAACGATTCTctgatatttattaatcaTACTGCATGCGAAGagatatatcaaaattgtGTAGGTCagagaaaatatatcactGAGCCTGTACATGGTAGGGCATTAAATGATGAAGCAGATAATGGAAAGGAACAACCcaaaaaagcaaaaaaacTAGTCTCCTTTCAAAATGATCAAGTCGACAAAGCTGATAAGGCTGACAAGGCTGACAAGGCTGACAAGGCTGATAAAGCTGATCATGTCGTAAAAATTTCAATTTTGAAGTCCCAAAAAACTGAAAATTTAGTTAAAAGAAGACGAACACAGTTTTACAACAATGATAAGTATAACAAACTAATGAACCGTTTTAAACAACAAGAACTTAAGAGAATAAAAacttttcattatatttataaatggcAATTTTCAGTagtcatattattttttttatcgataattttttttttaatcggTTTATATATCTATCATGAATCTCAAGAAGTTGTTGAAGTAACAATTGAATATGATTCTGATagtaaatttaaaatttttgaaattcCTAAAGAGATGAAACAACcagtttatatatattataaaatatcaaacTTCTATTATAActataaacaatttttagcCGATGAATCACATTCTATTCATGATGGTCGAAGATGTAAACATATTAAAACTTTAGAAGACCTTTACAAATTTCGATGTATAAATGGGAGGCAAACTCTTCCtgaattaacaaaaaatgtaaacataaaaaataaatctaaaataaaaaatgtcatTGTAGAAGATGATGATACCTTTGCAAAATATGATGGAGAGAAGTGTGATGTAAATGTATTAAcagaagaagaaaaaaatcaaaaaatatttccatGTGGTTTAATATCTGCTTCTGTATTTAATGATAAGATAAGTTTATCagttaaaaatacaaatttagAAATTAAAGATTTTcctattattaattattatgatttatttttttatttaaaaaaacataaaaagaattctgaaaaatataaaatatggttaaatacattttcacatgaatataaaaattggtTTACCCCACCAATGACATCATCTTTTATTAAACCATATGGAATCATTGAAGAAGATTTACAACCTGgagataattataaaataacattTACACAAAATACATGGCCTGATAAAGCTTggaaatcaaaaaaattttttcaattaacTACATTAAGACCTATTGGAAATGCATCCTTTGAATTAGcttatgcattttttttattatcatttatatatctaGTTATAGTtataatcatatttatattagttACAAccaatttttgtaaattagGAAAATCTTTTAATTATTGCAATACcctattaaataataaggatAATCAATTACACCCAAAATATCATATTGCatattctaaaaaaaaaagtaattaTGCTAGTAGCCAATCTTTACgaaatgataaattattaacaaaacTAGACAGTTCTGAACCATCTAttaattatcaaaatattcataaaaatatatgtatttgtCCCTTACATTAA
- a CDS encoding adenosine deaminase, putative has protein sequence MTTPRDDIQFLKMGDIKNIDLKGMTKEERYGIWKRIPKVELHCHLDLTFSGEFFLKWARKYNLQPDMSDEEVLEHYLFTKEGSSLAEFIRKAISVSNIYRDYEILEDLAKSAVIEKYKEGVVLMEFRYSPTFVSSMHGLDVELIHKAFVKGIKNATDMLDNKIHVALICISDTGHAAASIKHSGDFAIKHKHDFVGFDHGGREIDLKDHKEVYHTVRDHGLHLTVHAGEDATLPNLNTLYTAINILNVERIGHGIRVSESEELIELVKKNDILLEVCPISNLLLNNVKSMDTHPIRQLYDAGVKVSVNSDDPGMFLTDINDNYDRLFVHLNFTLEEFMKMNHWALEKSFVSDEVKNKIKSLHF, from the coding sequence ATGACAACTCCACGAGATGATATCCAATTCCTTAAAATGGgcgatataaaaaatatcgaCTTAAAGGGAATGACTAAAGAAGAAAGGTATGGTATATGGAAAAGAATCCCAAAGGTTGAATTACATTGCCATTTAGATTTAACTTTTTCCGGagagttttttttaaaatgggctaggaaatataatttacaaCCCGACATGTCAGATGAAGAAGTCCTTGAGCATTATCTATTTACTAAAGAAGGTAGTTCCTTAGCTGAATTTATTAGAAAAGCAATAAGTGTttccaatatatatagagatTATGAAATCTTAGAGGACTTAGCAAAATCTGCAgttatagaaaaatataaagaaggTGTTGTTTTAATGGAGTTCCGTTATTCACCAACTTTTGTTTCATCAATGCATGGATTAGATGTAGAATTAATTCACAAAGCATTTGTTAAAGGTATTAAAAATGCCACCGACATGttagataataaaatacatgtTGCGTTAATATGTATTAGTGACACTGGTCATGCAGCTGCAAGTATTAAACATTCCGGAGACTTTGCAATTAAACATAAACATGATTTTGTTGGATTTGATCATGGTGGTCGTGAAATCGATTTAAAGGATCATAAAGAAGTTTATCATACAGTAAGGGATCATGGTTTACATCTAACTGTACATGCAGGAGAAGATGCTACATTACCAAACTTAAATACTTTATATACAGcaataaacattttaaatgtAGAAAGAATCGGTCATGGTATAAGAGTTTCAGAATCAGAAGAACTTATTGAattagttaaaaaaaatgatattttattagaAGTCTGTCCTATATCTAaccttttattaaataacgTTAAGTCTATGGACACACATCCAATTAGACAGCTTTATGATGCCGGTGTTAAAGTATCTGTAAATTCAGATGATCCTGGAATGTTTTTAACagatataaatgataattatgataGATTGTTTGTTCATCTAAATTTTACATTAGAagaatttatgaaaatgaatCATTGGGCTCTTGAAAAATCATTTGTTAGTGATGAagttaaaaacaaaattaaaagtttGCACTTTTAa
- a CDS encoding heptatricopeptide repeat and RAP domain-containing protein, putative, with amino-acid sequence MGLLRPRERVIVNAIRRESRIKYKAKRMHKRFRSWAQQRVREYWLPMNVCLTSQVNLMDGQYISACVQKAATLRKHDYALWKGYSERILEISNTLTPQQIGYIFYGMGKSGFLNMPFYNIFLNSVENSLDNFYSHPLMCVAWALNRLLIRKEEFLKKLCQCVINKFDEIRIKDLIKINTSIAKLGIDDKNYKTFINKNIINKLETIFAQDFRNVINDVTLINLYDDEVKKYILTRFSNMFICARPQHYKSAYKSAVAIRVLYPHVWDSLTNKVKSFYVRLSMRRIPESARTPSEFQWEVSDCLAKLGIGHRNTFLWGCYFIDIGETNEKRNCWFVDGPSSFYTATNQYTESVKLQHRILYDLGWNIRRIVWIDWLNMGNDISQKIEFIKKQRNNEPLGQNLIHTPVIHPDEIASKLKELKLYKTNKEMEKYKNQERIELNM; translated from the coding sequence ATGGGACTTTTGAGACCAAGAGAACGTGTTATTGTAAATGCTATAAGGAGGGAGAGTaggataaaatataaagcgAAGCGTATGCATAAGCGCTTTCGTTCATGGGCACAACAAAGAGTTAGAGAATATTGGCTACCTATGAATGTTTGCTTAACAAGTCAGGTAAATTTAATGGATGGTCAATATATCTCAGCTTGTGTGCAAAAAGCAGCAACACTAAGAAAACATGATTATGCATTGTGGAAAGGATATAGTGAACGAATATTAGAAATTTCTAATACATTAACACCACAACAAATtggttatatattttatggaaTGGGAAAAAGTggatttttaaatatgccattttataatatatttttaaatagtgTAGAAAATAGTTtagataatttttatagccATCCATTAATGTGTGTAGCATGGGCATTAAATAGATTGTTAATAAGAAAAGaagaatttttaaaaaagttatgTCAATGTGTTATAAATAAGTTTGATGAAATTCGAATAAAagatttaattaaaataaatacttcAATAGCTAAACTAGGGattgatgataaaaattataaaacttttataaacaaaaacatAATCAATAAATTAGAAACAATTTTTGCACAAGACTTTAGAAATGTAATAAATGATGTTacattaattaatttatatgatgatgaagtaaaaaaatatatattaacacgTTTTAgtaatatgtttatatgtGCTAGACCACAACATTATAAAAGTGCATATAAATCTGCAGTTGCCATACGAGTATTATATCCACATGTATGGGACTCATTAAcaaataaagtaaaaagTTTTTATGTTCGATTAAGTATGAGAAGGATTCCTGAAAGTGCTAGAACACCATCAGAGTTTCAATGGGAAGTATCTGATTGCTTAGCAAAACTTGGAATTGGACATagaaatacatttttatggggttgttattttattgataTCGGggaaacaaatgaaaaacgAAATTGTTGGTTCGTTGATGGACCTTCATCTTTTTACACAGCAACAAATCAATATACTGAATCTGTTAAATTACAACATCgaattttatatgatttagGATGGAACATTAGAAGAATTGTTTGGATTGATTGGCTAAACATGGGAAATGACATTTCTCAAAAAATcgaatttataaaaaaacaaagaaaCAATGAACCGTTAGGacaaaatttaattcaCACTCCAGTTATACATCCTGATGAAATTGCTTCAAAATTAAAggaattaaaattgtataaaaccaataaagaaatggaaaaatataaaaaccaAGAACGAATAGAGTTAAATATGTAG